GGTCGTACGGATGCTCGACGTTGGTCCAATTGAAGCCCGAAATCGGGGTCCAGGTGAAGATAACGGCACCCTGTGCGGCGTTGGCTGAGGACAGCACTACGGCGCTAGTTGAGGCAGTTAGGGTAGGCGTGCTGGCCGGGGTCAGGGTGGCCCGCACCTCGTCTTTTTTGCAGGCTGCTAGGGCCAGCAGCGCCAGCGTGCCCGCACCGACGGTTGTTTTGATAAACCAGGATTGCATGAGATAGCTACTTGCGAATGGGTGAGAAATGGGAGAAGCGCGGCCAGACAAGGAGTGCCCGGCTTAGTAACCAGGATTTTGCTGAAGGTTAGGATTGATACTCAGTTCCGAGGAAGGAATTGGGAGCAGATTATACGTATCGGCTACTCCTTGACCTGCCATCACCCCACCTTTCCAGGGCCAGAGATAAGAAGCACTGGTGAAGCGCCCAAAGCGAATAAGGTCGGTACGGCGGGTGGCTTCCCAGAACAGTTCCCGTGAGCGCTCAGCCAGCAGAAAATCTAAGGTTAGATTACTGGCCGTAATGTTGCCATTAGTCGTGTTATTGTAGGCACGTGAACGCACGGTGTTTACATAAGTCAGGGCCAGGCCCATATCGCCACCGCCTCGCACGGCTGCTTCCGCATAAGTCAGATACATATCGCCTAAACGGAACATAGGATAGTCAGCATCTACGAATGTGTTATCTGAGCCAGCTACGCCAGCCGACGTTACATTGCGGAACTTGATAGGCACATAACCATACTGAAAGTCAGTGAGCGAAACGATAGCCAGGCTTTGGCTACCCGTGTGAAAACGGCCGCGCGAGTCGCTGGCCGTATCGGGGAACTGCTGAAATAGGTTGGCCGTAGTGCGGGCGCCGCCCCAGCCGCCCCCAATTCCGTAGAATGCTGGGTTCCAGGTGGCTACAGCCGTGCTCGGTACGGCAACGTGTGTCAGGAAGGTAGTACCTCCGTAGCTCTGGGTAAACTTGCCGTCGAACACGATGGGGAAAATAATTTCCGTGTTGTTTTTGTCATTGTCGGCCAAAAAAAGATTGCCGTATTTAGGTAGCAACTTATAACCGGCATCGATAACCTTTTTGGCATACGTAGCGGCATCGGCGTAGCGGGGCGTGCCAGTGTATACCTGCGCATTGAGATAGAGCTTTGCCAGCAATGCCCAAGCGGCTGCCTGGTCGGCGCGGCCGTATTCATTGGCGCGAGGAGCCAGCAAGGATGTATCGATGGCTTTCAACTCCGTTTCGATATACGTGAATAAATCGGCGCGCGTAGTGCGGGGAGGCAGAACAGTACCGCCAATGATATCCTTCTCGGTAGCGAAGGCCGTATTGCCATACAGGTCCAGGGCATGGTAATAGGCCAGGGCCCGTAGGAAGCGCGCCTCAGCCCGGAAAGTAGCAATACTACCCGCATCAGTACTAGTGATGCCACGGGAGGTCAGCTGCGCGTCAGCCGCCTGCTGCAAGTAGCTGTTGCAGATAGTTACTTCATACATCAGGCGGCTGTAAAGGCCCCGAATAAGCACGCCATTAGAAGTCCAGTTCAGGTTGTGCCAGTCTTGAATGCCGGGGTCACCCCATTGAATTACGGCCTCGTCAGTAGTGAGCTCCTGGGCGCTCCAAAGCTGGCGGATATAGTCAGAGGTGCCTTCGTCAATACCCTTGATGTCGGGAGTGCCAGCAGGGCCCTGCGAGCCCGTGAGAGCAAAGCCGCCGTAGAGTTTGGCCAACTGCGTTT
The genomic region above belongs to Hymenobacter psoromatis and contains:
- a CDS encoding RagB/SusD family nutrient uptake outer membrane protein; the encoded protein is MKNTFTRSAKILSIAASTLLLAPACTKDLNRTPTYDLTADKVYKDAAGYKTQLAKLYGGFALTGSQGPAGTPDIKGIDEGTSDYIRQLWSAQELTTDEAVIQWGDPGIQDWHNLNWTSNGVLIRGLYSRLMYEVTICNSYLQQAADAQLTSRGITSTDAGSIATFRAEARFLRALAYYHALDLYGNTAFATEKDIIGGTVLPPRTTRADLFTYIETELKAIDTSLLAPRANEYGRADQAAAWALLAKLYLNAQVYTGTPRYADAATYAKKVIDAGYKLLPKYGNLFLADNDKNNTEIIFPIVFDGKFTQSYGGTTFLTHVAVPSTAVATWNPAFYGIGGGWGGARTTANLFQQFPDTASDSRGRFHTGSQSLAIVSLTDFQYGYVPIKFRNVTSAGVAGSDNTFVDADYPMFRLGDMYLTYAEAAVRGGGDMGLALTYVNTVRSRAYNNTTNGNITASNLTLDFLLAERSRELFWEATRRTDLIRFGRFTSASYLWPWKGGVMAGQGVADTYNLLPIPSSELSINPNLQQNPGY